GCTTTATTCACTTTCATTATCGCTCTTGTGATTTTATTAGAACAGGCTAGGGCGTATTTCACCCAAAAGAAAAACAAAAAATTTTTACAAAAATTCGCCCAAAATCAAAACGCCTATGCGAGCAATGAGAATTTAGACGAGCTTTTAAAGCATGCTAAAATTTCTAGTTTGATGTTTTTAGCCAGAGCGTATTCTAAAGCTGACATAGAAATGAGTATTGAAATCTTAAAAGGGCTTTTGAATCGCTCCTTAAAAGATGAAGAAAAAATCGCTGTTTTAGATTTATTAGCTGAAAATTATTTTAGTGTGGGGTATTTGCAAAAAACAAAAGACACCGTGAAAGAAATTTTGCGCTTTTCCCCAAGGAATGTGGAAGCGTTATTGAAACTTTTGCATGCGTATGAATTAGAAAAAGATTATTCAAAGGCTTTAGAGACTTTGGAATGTTTGGAAGAATTAGAAGTGGTTGAAATTGAAACGATTAAAAATTACCTTTATCTCATGCATTTAATAGAGAATAAGGAAGATGCGGCTAAAATCTTGCATGTTTCAAAAGCGTCGTTAGATTTGAAAAAAATCGCTTTAAATTATTTAAAATCTTATGATGAAAAGCTTTTTTGGCAAGAGATTGATACAACCGAACGGCTAGAAAATGTGATCGATCTTTTATGGGATATGAATATCCCTGCTTTTATTTTAGAAAAACATGCCGTTTTACAAGACATCGCGCGATCTCAAGGGTTGCTTTTGGACAACAAACCTTGCCAAGTTTTTGAATTAGAGGTTTTACGCGCTTTATTGAATAGCCCTATAAAAGCGAGTCTGACTTTTGAATACCGCTGCAAGCATTGCAAACAAATCTTTCCTTTTGAAAGCCATAGGTGTCCTGTGTGTTACCAGTTAGCGTTTATGGATATAGTGCTTAAAATTTCTAAAGAAAGCTATGGGAGTGGATTGGATGCAAGAGATTGAAATTTTTTGCGATGGATCTTCTTTAGGCAATCCTGGGCCAGGCGGTTATGCGGCGATTTTACGCTATAAAGATAAAGAAAAAATCATCAGTGGAGGCGAATCATTCACCACGAATAACCGCATGGAATTAAAAGCGCTCAATGAAGCGTTAAAAATCTTGAAACGCCCATGCCATATCACGCTTTATAGCGATTCGCAATACGTGTGCCAAGCGATCAATGTGTGGCTAGCTAACTGGCAAAAAAAGAATTTTTCTAAAGTTAAAAATGTGGATTTATGGAAAGAATTTTTAGAAGTCTCTAAAGGGCATTTGATTGTGGCTGTTTGGATCAAGGGGCATAATGGGCATGCCGAGAATGAACGATGCGATAGTCTCGCTAAATTAGAGGCGCAAAAACGCACTAAAACGACCACTTAAGGGGAAAAACGATGAAAAACAAACGCTCTCAAAATAGCCCTTATATAACGAATAGCTCTTATGCAACGCTAGAAAAAGCTTTGGGGTATTCTTTCAAAGACAAGCGTTTATTGGAGCAAGCCTTAACGCATAAATCATGCAAGCTCGCTTTAAACAATGAGCGCTTGGAATTTTTGGGCGATGCGGTGTTGGGTTTGGTGATAGGGGAGTTGCTATACCATAAATTCTATCAATACGATGAGGGAAAACTCTCTAAATTAAGGGCTTCTAT
This is a stretch of genomic DNA from Helicobacter pylori. It encodes these proteins:
- a CDS encoding ribonuclease HI; the encoded protein is MQEIEIFCDGSSLGNPGPGGYAAILRYKDKEKIISGGESFTTNNRMELKALNEALKILKRPCHITLYSDSQYVCQAINVWLANWQKKNFSKVKNVDLWKEFLEVSKGHLIVAVWIKGHNGHAENERCDSLAKLEAQKRTKTTT